In a genomic window of Leptidea sinapis chromosome 14, ilLepSina1.1, whole genome shotgun sequence:
- the LOC126968069 gene encoding uncharacterized protein LOC126968069 translates to MCAKMLLSLSLFSVMLSWMGILAEEEVSSPLRVAQCRATCLQKFATPRPGGESSCLQGPDCFMCWENCELLQSNYQVWGAVCDEKDICFPGCKVACEFHAEAARASQTQPVIHTKGEGVMRVSGALARWPPPAPRTIARPTPFVYVVMRRAAEGPWRQIIQTQALATRVPPNNEGALLRVLVVDPLGLVTIYSPDETWVAHDSNTSNHDEHKWVLKEISLIHQKVLVIGEIAWEPRIARGVYLVTWEVDGGGLKGNLFTDSTRVTLSLWPDTIYHIQVELVSRTPGVDNEKSETMTIDTSRAQRVSTESVQDVEVSEGDRLMSVLVSSMRGERVPERAPDSELLLGCLSAMIAFGLAVLAAVIWRRRRGGTFPGTNVYVGSSSILKRKLVEDFTPNSRCFQPVLAPATPTNSPTSRDVVV, encoded by the exons TTTGCAACACCTCGGCCTGGCGGGGAGTCTTCATGTTTGCAGGGTCCAGACTGTTTCATG TGCTGGGAAAACTGTGAGCTGCTTCAGTCCAATTATCAAGTTTGGGGCGCAGTTTGCGACGAGAAAGATATTTGt TTTCCTGGCTGTAAAGTCGCGTGTGAGTTTCATGCTGAAGCAGCCAGAGCTTCGCAGACTCAACCAGTAATTCATACTAAGGGAGAAGGTGTAATGAGAGTTAGTGGAGCACTAGCGCGCTGGCCACCACCAGCTCCTCGAACAATTGCGCGTCCAACCCCTTTTGTTTACGTAGTTATGCGTCGAGCAGCTGAAGGACCCTGGAGACAAATTATTCAAACACAAGCATTAGCTACCAGAGTCCCTCCAAACAATGAAGGTGCATTACTAAGAGTATTAGTCGTTGACCCACTTGGACTTGTAACAATCTACAGTCCAGATGAAACTTGGGTAGCACATGACAGCAATACATCTAATCATGATGAACACAAATGGGTTCTAAAAGAAATATCCCTCATACATCAAAAAGTTCTTGTCATCGGCGAAATCGCTTGGGAACCAAGGATCGCTCGAGGCGTTTATCTTGTTACGTGGGAGGTTGATGGAGGTGGACTAAAAGGTAATCTATTCACAGATTCAACTCGAGTTACATTATCTTTGTGGCCGGACACAATTTACCATATTCAAGTGGAACTAGTGTCGCGCACACCGGGAGTAGATAACGAGAAATCTGAGACAATGACAATAGATACTAGTCGAGCACAGCGTGTTTCTACCGAAAGTGTCCAAGATGTTGAAGTAAGCGAAGGCGACCGACTAATGTCTGTATTAGTGAGCTCAATGCGAGGAGAGCGTGTGCCAGAGCGGGCGCCTGACTCAGAATTGCTATTAGGTTGCCTATCTGCAATGATTGCCTTTGGTCTCGCAGTACTAGCAGCGGTCATTTGGAGACGAAGACGGGGTGGTACTTTTCCTGGTACCAATGTCTATGTTGGATCCTCCTCTATCCTGAAAAGGAAATTAGTAGAAGATTTTACTCCTAATTCTCGCTGTTTCCAACCCGTTCTAGCTCCGGCAACACCCACCAATAGCCCTACTTCTAGAGATGTTGTCGTGTGA